In Dysidea avara chromosome 3, odDysAvar1.4, whole genome shotgun sequence, a single window of DNA contains:
- the LOC136251428 gene encoding mitochondrial dicarboxylate carrier-like isoform X1 has protein sequence MATRNKKQVAQRWYLGGIASAGAACGTHPLDLLKVHLQTQQVAKKGFIQMIAHVLRNDGFFALYSGLTASILRQITYSGVRYGVYELLKGRMLKSSEGMLTFSAREVQMWCGLILGQPISLSVKLCMGAFAGACGGLVGCPPDLVNVRMQADIKLPMELRRNYRHGLDGIWRVAREEGVMVLWTGGSAVVMRSIMMTIAQIVVYEQVKQFFLYKWDFEDNIPTHFLSSFVAGVAATILTQPVDVLKTRMMDAKSGQYKNILDCVWYTAKAGPLGFYKGFVPACIRLTPHTILTWLLLEQLRRLFPPPST, from the exons ATGGCTACACGCAACAAAAAGCAGGTAGCACAGAGATGGTATCTGGGTGGGATAGCATCAGCTGGAGCAGCCTGTGGTACTCATCCATTGGACTTGTTGAAG GTGCACCTACAGACACAACAAGTAGCTAAGAAAGGATTCATTCAAATGATAGCACATGTTTTGAGGAATGATGGATTTTTTGCCCTCTATAGTGGCCTCACTGCTTCAATACTAAGACAA ATTACCTACTCTGGGGTGAGGTATGGTGTTTATGAATTACTGAAGGGACGAATGTTGAAATCTTCTGAAGGTATGCTCACATTTTCTGCACGAGAAGTACAAATGTGGTGTGGCTTAATTTTAGGACAACCTATCTCCTTATCGGTGAAACTCTGTATGGGTGCCTTCGCAG GAGCATGTGGAGGCCTGGTAGGATGCCCTCCAGACTTAGTTAACGTCAG GATGCAGGCTGACATTAAATTACCTATGGAGCTAAGAAGAAA CTATCGTCATGGGCTGGATGGTATATGGAGGGTGGCCAGAGAAGAAGGTGTTATGGTGTTATGGACTGGAGGGTCAGCAGTTGTCATGAGGTCAATCATGATGACTATTGCTCAG ATCGTTGTGTATGAACAAGTCAAACAATTCTTTCTGTATAAATG ggactttgAAGACAACATTCCTACCCACTTCTTGTCAAGTTTCGTAGCG ggagttGCAGCTACCATCCTTACACAACCTGTTGACGTGCTGAAGACCAGAATGATGGATGCTAAATCTGGACAATACAAG AACATATTAGACTGTGTGTGGTACACAGCTAAGGCTGGTCCTCTAGGTTTCTATAAG GGGTTTGTACCAGCCTGCATACGACTGACACCTCACACCATTCTGACATGGTTATTATTGGAGCAACTTAGAAGACTGTTCCCACCACCGAGTACATAA
- the LOC136251429 gene encoding uncharacterized protein, producing the protein MYFKIQDCEMDVNSTPESTAGNGVLRLINELSEVPGEDTGLLGKEDREDSIDSEDVDRSIHGNSPHPFMGESQRKRTTITPSQKAILEQFFVAGMVGSGVLFSNLHHQAAEKTGLSIHNIQHWVRNRRRPICRLKEKEVVSTQGITIITECPSSSITSLSNYPTTTTTSSRQYYQYDTSPPTDMTTTVITPAIMVKCRIANSIEKDFVEVDVPSLTYVELLQSCCEELEVEQAAVEKIRKLPNILVRKDKDVLRLGDQQELELVLHSDQ; encoded by the exons ATGTATTTCAAAATTCAAGATTGTGAGATGGACGTGAACAGCACTCCCGAGAGCACAGCCGGTAATGGAGTGTTACGTCTTATCAACGAACTCAGTGAAGTACCTGGTGAAGATACTGGCCTTTTGGGTAAAGAAGACAGAGAGGATTCCATAGACTCCGAAGATGTTGACCGTAGCATACATGGCAATTCACCTCATCCATTCATGGGAGAGTCGCAACGGAAGCGAACTACTATAACTCCAAGCCAAAAGGCGATATTAGAACAGTTTTTTGTTGCCGGTATGGTAGGAAGTGGAGTACTATTCTCTAATTTACACCATCAAGCCGCGGAGAAAACCGGATTAAGTATACACAATATCCAG CACTGGGTTCGCAACAGACGTAGACCAATATGCAGATTGAAGGAGAAAGAAGTTGTTAGTACCCAGGGAATTACAATCATCACGGAGTGTCCATCTTCATCAATTACATCACTTTCCAATTACCCTACAACTACCACTACAAGCTCCAGACAATATTACCAATATGACACCTCTCCACCAACTGACATGACAACTACAG TTATCACTCCAGCCATTATGGTGAAGTGTCGTATAGCTAACTCAATTGAGAAAGATTTTGTAGAAGTTGACGTGCCATCACTGACCTACGTAGAATTGTTACAATCTTGTTGTGAAGAACTTGAGGTGGAACAAGCTGCTGTGGAAAAGATAAGGAAACTACCCAATATTCTAGTGAGGAAAGATAAAGATGTGCTGCGATTAGGTGATCAGCAAGAGCTAGAACTAGTGTTACATTCAGATCAGTAA
- the LOC136251428 gene encoding mitochondrial dicarboxylate carrier-like isoform X2 has translation MATRNKKQVAQRWYLGGIASAGAACGTHPLDLLKVHLQTQQVAKKGFIQMIAHVLRNDGFFALYSGLTASILRQITYSGVRYGVYELLKGRMLKSSEGQPISLSVKLCMGAFAGACGGLVGCPPDLVNVRMQADIKLPMELRRNYRHGLDGIWRVAREEGVMVLWTGGSAVVMRSIMMTIAQIVVYEQVKQFFLYKWDFEDNIPTHFLSSFVAGVAATILTQPVDVLKTRMMDAKSGQYKNILDCVWYTAKAGPLGFYKGFVPACIRLTPHTILTWLLLEQLRRLFPPPST, from the exons ATGGCTACACGCAACAAAAAGCAGGTAGCACAGAGATGGTATCTGGGTGGGATAGCATCAGCTGGAGCAGCCTGTGGTACTCATCCATTGGACTTGTTGAAG GTGCACCTACAGACACAACAAGTAGCTAAGAAAGGATTCATTCAAATGATAGCACATGTTTTGAGGAATGATGGATTTTTTGCCCTCTATAGTGGCCTCACTGCTTCAATACTAAGACAA ATTACCTACTCTGGGGTGAGGTATGGTGTTTATGAATTACTGAAGGGACGAATGTTGAAATCTTCTGAAG GACAACCTATCTCCTTATCGGTGAAACTCTGTATGGGTGCCTTCGCAG GAGCATGTGGAGGCCTGGTAGGATGCCCTCCAGACTTAGTTAACGTCAG GATGCAGGCTGACATTAAATTACCTATGGAGCTAAGAAGAAA CTATCGTCATGGGCTGGATGGTATATGGAGGGTGGCCAGAGAAGAAGGTGTTATGGTGTTATGGACTGGAGGGTCAGCAGTTGTCATGAGGTCAATCATGATGACTATTGCTCAG ATCGTTGTGTATGAACAAGTCAAACAATTCTTTCTGTATAAATG ggactttgAAGACAACATTCCTACCCACTTCTTGTCAAGTTTCGTAGCG ggagttGCAGCTACCATCCTTACACAACCTGTTGACGTGCTGAAGACCAGAATGATGGATGCTAAATCTGGACAATACAAG AACATATTAGACTGTGTGTGGTACACAGCTAAGGCTGGTCCTCTAGGTTTCTATAAG GGGTTTGTACCAGCCTGCATACGACTGACACCTCACACCATTCTGACATGGTTATTATTGGAGCAACTTAGAAGACTGTTCCCACCACCGAGTACATAA
- the LOC136251430 gene encoding ankyrin repeat domain-containing protein 40-like, whose translation MEESLREAACVGDFVAVTRLIQTGVNVNSANKLNGWTALHWACRRGHLVIIELLLHHGGDVTLLTHKGERPVDVACNDEVVKMLAPDGSEVLQPHDPLPIVPHYLEHREFPYSQQREELLNRELLTHHELSYTSGHKRKITGEDELANKRRSPDVLMVKCRVAGCGDDDFVEVEVAPPTFANLVLSCCQELYVNMDSVNKVRKLPNVAVRSDKEVMRFVPYQEIELVLNM comes from the exons ATGGAAGAATCGCTAcgtgaagcagcttgtgtgggAGACTTCGTGGCGGTTACTAGGTTAATCCAAACTGGTGTTAACGTCAATTCCGCCAACAAGCTAAACGGCTG GACTGCACTTCATTGGGCATGTCGTAGAGGACATCTCGTGATCATAGAGCTTCTATTACATCATGGTGGTGACGTCACGTTACTAACTCATAAAGGAGAGAGGCCAGTTGATGTGGCATGTAATGATGAGGTGGTGAAAATGTTAGCTCCAGATG GTAGTGAAGTTCTCCAGCCTCATGACCCCCTACCCATTGTACCACATTACCTTGAGCACAGGGAATTCCCCTACAGCCAACAGAGAGAGGAATTACTAAACAGAGAACTACTAACACATCATGAGTTATCATACACCTCAGGACACAAGAGGAAGATAACTGGTGAGGATGAACTAGCTAACAAGAGGAGATCACCAGATGTGTTGATGGTGAAGTGTAGAGTGGCTGGTTGTGGTGATGATGACTTTGTGGAGGTGGAGGTAGCCCCACCCACTTTTGCTAACCTTGTTCTGTCATGTTGTCAAGAGTTATATGTCAACATGGATAGTGTGAACAAAGTTCGCAAGCTACCCAATGTTGCTGTGAGGAGTGATAAAGAAGTGATGAGATTTGTACCATATCAAGAAATTGAATTAGTATTGAATATGTAA